The DNA sequence TTCTCTATCTATGTCTAAGCCAATAGTGAGGCTATTTAAAGAGGGATATGTTGGGGAATTAAAATAATGTTGTTTATAATATTCTTCGATTTCGATGGCACGAATAGCTCTTTTTTTAGTATCTACATCCGTTTTATTATGTAGTTTTTTGTATTGTGCCAATATTTGAGTTAGTTCTTCTAAACTGAACTGTTCAAGTTTTTTACGTAAATCAGTATTTTCGGGTACTTCTAAAAGATTATAGTTTCGCAAAATGGCTTCGATATACATGCCCGATCCACCGCATAGAACAGGTATAGCCTGATGTTGTTTAATTATTTTGTATGCAGCAAAGAAATCTTGTTTGTAACGATACACGTGATATTTTTCGCCGGGTTCTACAATGTTTATAAGGTGATAAGGGATGTGTTTGCCATTTACGATGTATTCGTTTAAATCTTTACCCGTGCCTAAATCCATTTGTTTATATACTTGTCGGCTATCGGCGCTAATAATTTCGCCTCCTATGGTATAACATAAGTGAGTTGCTAATTTAGTTTTACCACATGCTGTTGGGCCTAATATAGTGATGATATCGAAAGCCATTTTTATACACCATTATGTTCATCGGGTAAATATTTTTTGGTAATGTATCGAACTGGGAAACGCGAAGTTAAATAGCCAATACTTATAACAGCTATAGCAATAATGAATATATCGAATGGTCGAACTTCTACCGGATAAGCTTGAACAATAAAAGCATCGGGCGATGAACCTTCCATTGGTATAATGCCAAAATAATATTGTAAAAAGCAGAAAATTAAACCTAAGACCAGACCCGAAAATGTGCCAATAATGGCAATGAGCCACCCTTCGATGAGAAATATTTTTTTTATGCTTTTAAGCGAAAAACCAATACTTTGAAGTGTATTGATATCTTCTTTTTTTTCGATAATGAGCATAGTAAGCGATGAAGTGATGTTAAAAGAAGCAATAAGTAATATGAGTAAAAGAATTAGGAAAATA is a window from the Bacteroidales bacterium genome containing:
- the miaA gene encoding tRNA (adenosine(37)-N6)-dimethylallyltransferase MiaA: MAFDIITILGPTACGKTKLATHLCYTIGGEIISADSRQVYKQMDLGTGKDLNEYIVNGKHIPYHLINIVEPGEKYHVYRYKQDFFAAYKIIKQHQAIPVLCGGSGMYIEAILRNYNLLEVPENTDLRKKLEQFSLEELTQILAQYKKLHNKTDVDTKKRAIRAIEIEEYYKQHYFNSPTYPSLNSLTIGLDIDREIRRQKITQRLKQRIDEGMIDEVRNLLQQGISANDLIYYGLEYKYITEYLLGYYSFDTFFTKLETAIHQFAKRQMTYFRGMQRRGINIHWLNANDDIQKNITKIIELYKK